From a region of the Mobula birostris isolate sMobBir1 chromosome 28, sMobBir1.hap1, whole genome shotgun sequence genome:
- the LOC140189205 gene encoding histone H4: MSGRGKGGKGLGKGGAKRHRKVLRDNIQGITKPAIRRLARRGGVKRISGLIYEETRGVLKVFLENVIRDAVTYTEHAKRKTVTAMDVVYALKRQGRTLYGFGG, encoded by the coding sequence ATgtctggcagagggaaaggaggcaaAGGACTGGGCAAAGGCGGAGCCAAGCGGCACCGTAAAGTGCTCCGTGATAACATCCAGGGCATCACCAAACCGGCCATCCGCCGTCTGGCTCGCCGTGGCGGCGTCAAGCGGATCTCGGGTCTGATCTACGAGGAGACCCGCGGGGTGCTGAAGGTTTTCCTGGAGAATGTGATCCGGGATGCGGTCACCTACACTGAACACGCCAAGCGCAAGACGGTCACTGCCATGGATGTGGTGTACGCTCTGAAACGCCAGGGCCGCACTCTCTATGGCTTCGGCGGCTGA
- the LOC140188941 gene encoding histone H2B-like, producing MPDPAKPAPKKGAKKALSKPASKTGKKRKRSRKETYAIYIYKVMKQVHPDTGISSKAMSIMNSFVNDIFERIAGEASRLAHYNKRSTISSREIQTAVRLLLPGELAKHAVSEGTKAVTKYTSSK from the coding sequence ATGCCTGATCCAGCGAAACCCGCTCCCAAGAAGGGCGCCAAGAAAGCTTTGTCCAAACCAGCGAGCAAGACTGGCAAGAAGCGCAAGAGGTCGAGGAAGGAGACTTACGCCATCTACATCTACAAAGTGATGAAGCAGGTTCACCCCGACACCGGCATCTCCTCCAAGGCCATGAGCATCATGAATTCATTCGTCAACGATATTTTCGAGCGCATCGCGGGCGAGGCTTCCCGCCTGGCCCATTACAACAAGCGGTCCACCATCAGCTCCCGGGAGATCCAGACCGCCGTGCGGCTGCTGCTGCCCGGGGAGCTGGCCAAGCACGCCGTGTCCGAAGGGACAAAGGCGGTGACCAAGTACACCAGCTCCAAGTGA
- the LOC140189206 gene encoding histone H2B 1/2-like — translation MPETAKPAPKKGAKKTLPKPAGKAGKKRKRLRKESYSIYIYKVMKQVHPDTGISSKAMSIMNSFVNDIFERIGGEASRLAHYNKRSTITSREIQTAVRLLLPGELAKHAVSEGTKAVTKYTSSK, via the coding sequence ATGCCTGAGACAGCGAAACCCGCTCCGAAGAAGGGCGCCAAGAAAACTCTGCCCAAACCAGCCGGTAAGGCAGGGAAGAAGCGCAAGAGGCTGAGGAAGGAGAGTTACTCCATCTACATCTACAAAGTGATGAAGCAGGTTCACCCCGATACTGGCATCTCCTCCAAGGCCATGAGCATCATGAACTCATTCGTCAACGACATCTTCGAGCGCATCGGGGGCGAGGCTTCACGCCTGGCCCATTACAACAAGCGGTCAACCATCACCTCACGGGAGATCCAGACCGCCGTGCGCCTGCTGCTGCCCGGGGAGCTGGCCAAGCACGCCGTTTCCGAAGGGACAAAGGCGGTGACCAAGTACACCAGCTCCAAGTAA